In Oryza brachyantha chromosome 1, ObraRS2, whole genome shotgun sequence, the following are encoded in one genomic region:
- the LOC102721890 gene encoding DEAD-box ATP-dependent RNA helicase 40 isoform X3, producing the protein MLLEPFLLHLAYASPCDALSFIQRAGFSSPTPIQAQSWPIALQNQDVVAIAKTGSGKTLGYLLPGFLHIKHLQNNPRSGPTVLVLAPTRELATQILEEAVKFGRSSRISSTCLYGGAPKGPQLRDLDRGVDVVVATPGRLNDILEMRRISLKQVSYLVLDEADRMLDMGFEPQIRKIVKEIPPRRQTLMYTATWPKEVRRIADDLLVHPVQVTIGSVDELVANSAITQNVELITPSEKLRRLEQILRSQDSGSKVLIFCTTKRMCDQLARTLTRQFGASAIHGDKSQSEREKVLSHFRSGRSPILVATDVAARGLDIKDIRVVINYDFPTGIEDYVHRIGRTGRAGATGVAYTFFCDQDSKYAADLIKILEGANQRVPRDLVDMASRGGRGRKRNRWATTRSDRGGSRSELDSRYGGRDGLSGSSARLESSRSSRRHDYGDDGRSRRSGRGRSRSRSRSDSDRYSRSPKKSRRHSRSRTRSRSQSRSRSRSYTRNRRASRSRSRSPGASRRHERSAAGSGPEHPDSGHVERKSTPEVDPSRNHTNHSDLKDDQRPEDEKIGKVDLDRSPTPQDDKSGPYSPAYNGKASRSVSPSVQVEGNNKAPEVSENPNPSSPPQPSKTREDEEEGMIDEDGEIADDPRASATVQNGGDN; encoded by the exons ATGCTGTTAGAGCCGTTTCTACTTCACCTTGCGTACGCAAGTCCATGCGATGCACTTTCTTTT ATCCAACGTGCTGGATTCTCAAGTCCGACACCAATCCAAGCTCAGTCATGGCCAATTGCCTTGCAGAATCAAGATGTTGTAGCTATTGCAAAGACAGGATCTGGGAAAACTCTTGGGTATCTACTTCCTGGATTCTTGCATATTAAGCATCTGCAAAACAACCCGAGGTCTGGTCCAACAGTGCTGGTTTTGGCACCAACAAGAGAGCTTGCAACACAGATTTTGGAAGAAGCCGTTAAATTTGGCAGATCGTCAAGAATTTCTTCCACG TGCCTATATGGTGGTGCTCCAAAAGGTCCCCAGCTAAGAGATTTGGATAGAGGGGTCGATGTTGTTGTTGCTACACCTGGAAGGTTGAACGACATTCTAGAAATGCGAAGGATAAGCCTTAAGCAAGTATCGTACCTTGTTCTTGATGAGGCTGACCGGATGTTGGACATGGGTTTCGAACCACAAATACGTAAGATAGTGAAGGAAATTCCTCCTCGTCGGCAAACCCTTATGTACACTGCTACTTGGCCCAAGGAAGTTAGACGAATTGCGGATGATCTTCTTGTTCACCCTGTCCAGGTTACTATTGGAAGTGTTGATGAACTTGTTGCCAATAGTGCTATTACTCAG AATGTGGAGCTGATCACACCATCAGAAAAGCTTCGACGtcttgagcaaattttacGATCCCAGGATTCAGGTTCGAAGGTACTCATATTCTGCACTACTAAGAGGATGTGCGACCAACTTGCAAGGACACTTACTAGGCAATTTGGAGCTTCTGCCATTCATGGTGACAAGTCCCAAAGCGAAAGGGAGAAGGTCCTTAGCCATTTTCGATCTGGGCGATCTCCTATTTTGGTTGCAACAGATGTTGCTGCACGAGGCTTAGACATCAAAGATATTAG GGTTGTGATCAATTATGACTTCCCCACTGGCATTGAAGATTATGTTCACAGGATTGGCAGGACTGGAAGGGCCGGTGCTACTGGTGTGGCCTATACGTTTTTCTGTGACCAGGATTCAAAATATGCTGCCGATCTTATTAAAATTCTAGAAGGTGCAAACCAACGTGTTCCTCGTGACTTAGTGGACATGGCTTCTCGGGGTGGGCGTGGCAGGAAGCGTAACCGGTGGGCAACTACCCGCTCTGACAGGGGTGGTTCGCGCTCTGAACTGGATTCAAGGTATGGTGGAAGAGATGGACTGTCAGGATCTTCTGCGAGATTGGAGAGTAGTCGCAGTAGTCGCAG GCATGACTATGGCGATGATGGACGGTCTCGCAGGTCTGGGAGAGGTCGCAGTAGGAGCCGTAGCAGGAGTGATAGTGATAGGTATAGCCGAAGTCCTAAAAAGTCACGCCGCCATAGCCGTAGCAGGACCAGAAGTCGCAGCCAAAGCAGGAGCAGAAGCAGGAGTTACACTAGGAACCGCCGTGCTAGCCGCAGCAGGAGCCGTAGCCCAGGTGCGAGCCGAAGGCATGAAAGGAGTGCTGCTGGTTCTGGTCCTGAACACCCTGACTCTGGGCACGTAGAGCGCAAAAGCACACCAGAAGTTGACCCATCGAGAAACCATACTAACCACTCTGACCTGAAAGATGACCAACGACCGGAGGATGAGAAGATAGGAAAGGTTGATCTTGATCGGTCGCCTACTCCGCAAGATGACAAATCTGGCCCATATAGTCCTGCTTACAATGGAAAAGCCAGTCGCTCAGTGAGCCCCAGTGTTCAGGTGGAGGGAAACAACAAAGCTCCAGAGGTATCTGAGAATCCCAATCCTTCATCACCACCCCAGCCTAGCAAGACCAGGGAGGATGAAGAGGAAGGCATGATAGATGAGGATGGAGAGATAGCTGATGATCCCCGGGCAAGTGCAACCGTGCAGAATGGTGGCGATAACTGA
- the LOC102721890 gene encoding DEAD-box ATP-dependent RNA helicase 40 isoform X2, with protein sequence MNDPWLSEAASRDAVRAVSTSPCIQRAGFSSPTPIQAQSWPIALQNQDVVAIAKTGSGKTLGYLLPGFLHIKHLQNNPRSGPTVLVLAPTRELATQILEEAVKFGRSSRISSTCLYGGAPKGPQLRDLDRGVDVVVATPGRLNDILEMRRISLKQVSYLVLDEADRMLDMGFEPQIRKIVKEIPPRRQTLMYTATWPKEVRRIADDLLVHPVQVTIGSVDELVANSAITQNVELITPSEKLRRLEQILRSQDSGSKVLIFCTTKRMCDQLARTLTRQFGASAIHGDKSQSEREKVLSHFRSGRSPILVATDVAARGLDIKDIRVVINYDFPTGIEDYVHRIGRTGRAGATGVAYTFFCDQDSKYAADLIKILEGANQRVPRDLVDMASRGGRGRKRNRWATTRSDRGGSRSELDSRYGGRDGLSGSSARLESSRSSRRHDYGDDGRSRRSGRGRSRSRSRSDSDRYSRSPKKSRRHSRSRTRSRSQSRSRSRSYTRNRRASRSRSRSPGASRRHERSAAGSGPEHPDSGHVERKSTPEVDPSRNHTNHSDLKDDQRPEDEKIGKVDLDRSPTPQDDKSGPYSPAYNGKASRSVSPSVQVEGNNKAPEVSENPNPSSPPQPSKTREDEEEGMIDEDGEIADDPRASATVQNGGDN encoded by the exons ATGAACGATCCATGGCTGAGCGAGGCTGCCTCCAGGGATGCTGTTAGAGCCGTTTCTACTTCACCTTGC ATCCAACGTGCTGGATTCTCAAGTCCGACACCAATCCAAGCTCAGTCATGGCCAATTGCCTTGCAGAATCAAGATGTTGTAGCTATTGCAAAGACAGGATCTGGGAAAACTCTTGGGTATCTACTTCCTGGATTCTTGCATATTAAGCATCTGCAAAACAACCCGAGGTCTGGTCCAACAGTGCTGGTTTTGGCACCAACAAGAGAGCTTGCAACACAGATTTTGGAAGAAGCCGTTAAATTTGGCAGATCGTCAAGAATTTCTTCCACG TGCCTATATGGTGGTGCTCCAAAAGGTCCCCAGCTAAGAGATTTGGATAGAGGGGTCGATGTTGTTGTTGCTACACCTGGAAGGTTGAACGACATTCTAGAAATGCGAAGGATAAGCCTTAAGCAAGTATCGTACCTTGTTCTTGATGAGGCTGACCGGATGTTGGACATGGGTTTCGAACCACAAATACGTAAGATAGTGAAGGAAATTCCTCCTCGTCGGCAAACCCTTATGTACACTGCTACTTGGCCCAAGGAAGTTAGACGAATTGCGGATGATCTTCTTGTTCACCCTGTCCAGGTTACTATTGGAAGTGTTGATGAACTTGTTGCCAATAGTGCTATTACTCAG AATGTGGAGCTGATCACACCATCAGAAAAGCTTCGACGtcttgagcaaattttacGATCCCAGGATTCAGGTTCGAAGGTACTCATATTCTGCACTACTAAGAGGATGTGCGACCAACTTGCAAGGACACTTACTAGGCAATTTGGAGCTTCTGCCATTCATGGTGACAAGTCCCAAAGCGAAAGGGAGAAGGTCCTTAGCCATTTTCGATCTGGGCGATCTCCTATTTTGGTTGCAACAGATGTTGCTGCACGAGGCTTAGACATCAAAGATATTAG GGTTGTGATCAATTATGACTTCCCCACTGGCATTGAAGATTATGTTCACAGGATTGGCAGGACTGGAAGGGCCGGTGCTACTGGTGTGGCCTATACGTTTTTCTGTGACCAGGATTCAAAATATGCTGCCGATCTTATTAAAATTCTAGAAGGTGCAAACCAACGTGTTCCTCGTGACTTAGTGGACATGGCTTCTCGGGGTGGGCGTGGCAGGAAGCGTAACCGGTGGGCAACTACCCGCTCTGACAGGGGTGGTTCGCGCTCTGAACTGGATTCAAGGTATGGTGGAAGAGATGGACTGTCAGGATCTTCTGCGAGATTGGAGAGTAGTCGCAGTAGTCGCAG GCATGACTATGGCGATGATGGACGGTCTCGCAGGTCTGGGAGAGGTCGCAGTAGGAGCCGTAGCAGGAGTGATAGTGATAGGTATAGCCGAAGTCCTAAAAAGTCACGCCGCCATAGCCGTAGCAGGACCAGAAGTCGCAGCCAAAGCAGGAGCAGAAGCAGGAGTTACACTAGGAACCGCCGTGCTAGCCGCAGCAGGAGCCGTAGCCCAGGTGCGAGCCGAAGGCATGAAAGGAGTGCTGCTGGTTCTGGTCCTGAACACCCTGACTCTGGGCACGTAGAGCGCAAAAGCACACCAGAAGTTGACCCATCGAGAAACCATACTAACCACTCTGACCTGAAAGATGACCAACGACCGGAGGATGAGAAGATAGGAAAGGTTGATCTTGATCGGTCGCCTACTCCGCAAGATGACAAATCTGGCCCATATAGTCCTGCTTACAATGGAAAAGCCAGTCGCTCAGTGAGCCCCAGTGTTCAGGTGGAGGGAAACAACAAAGCTCCAGAGGTATCTGAGAATCCCAATCCTTCATCACCACCCCAGCCTAGCAAGACCAGGGAGGATGAAGAGGAAGGCATGATAGATGAGGATGGAGAGATAGCTGATGATCCCCGGGCAAGTGCAACCGTGCAGAATGGTGGCGATAACTGA
- the LOC102721890 gene encoding DEAD-box ATP-dependent RNA helicase 40 isoform X1 codes for MSAGTAPGTAAPRYAPDDPSLPKPWRGLVDGTTGYLYYWNPETNVTQYEKPLPPVDLLPPPPPLPPPPPRSGRGDRDRDRRDRSRSRSRTPPRRDHRDRDRDRDRDRDRRHDDHNSSRSAPSHHHPAPVAAAADDPSTEAYRRRHEITVVGDNVPPPITSFESGGFPPEILKEIQRAGFSSPTPIQAQSWPIALQNQDVVAIAKTGSGKTLGYLLPGFLHIKHLQNNPRSGPTVLVLAPTRELATQILEEAVKFGRSSRISSTCLYGGAPKGPQLRDLDRGVDVVVATPGRLNDILEMRRISLKQVSYLVLDEADRMLDMGFEPQIRKIVKEIPPRRQTLMYTATWPKEVRRIADDLLVHPVQVTIGSVDELVANSAITQNVELITPSEKLRRLEQILRSQDSGSKVLIFCTTKRMCDQLARTLTRQFGASAIHGDKSQSEREKVLSHFRSGRSPILVATDVAARGLDIKDIRVVINYDFPTGIEDYVHRIGRTGRAGATGVAYTFFCDQDSKYAADLIKILEGANQRVPRDLVDMASRGGRGRKRNRWATTRSDRGGSRSELDSRYGGRDGLSGSSARLESSRSSRRHDYGDDGRSRRSGRGRSRSRSRSDSDRYSRSPKKSRRHSRSRTRSRSQSRSRSRSYTRNRRASRSRSRSPGASRRHERSAAGSGPEHPDSGHVERKSTPEVDPSRNHTNHSDLKDDQRPEDEKIGKVDLDRSPTPQDDKSGPYSPAYNGKASRSVSPSVQVEGNNKAPEVSENPNPSSPPQPSKTREDEEEGMIDEDGEIADDPRASATVQNGGDN; via the exons ATGTCGGCAGGGACCGCCCCgggcaccgccgcgccgcggtaCGCGCCGGACGACCCCTCGCTCCCGAAGCCGTGGCGCGGGCTGGTCGACGGCACCACCGGCTACCTCTACTACTGGAACCCGGAGACCAACGTCACGCAGTACGAGAAGCCGCTGCCCCCCGTGGACcttctcccgccgccgcccccgctcccgccgccgcctccccgctcCGGCCGCGGCGACCGCGACCGGGACCGCCGCGACCGCTCCCGATCCCGCTCCCGCACCCCGCCACGGCGCGACCACAGGGACCGCGACCGCGACAGGGACCGGGACCGCGATAGGCGCCACGACGACCACAACTCCTCCAGGTCGGCGCCGTCCCACCACCATCCTgctccggtcgccgccgccgccgatgatcCGTCCACCGAGGcgtaccgccgccgccacgagaTCACCGTTGTC GGGGACAACGTGCCACCTCCCATAACTTCGTTTGAGTCCGGTGGCTTCCCACCGGAAATCCTCAAGGAG ATCCAACGTGCTGGATTCTCAAGTCCGACACCAATCCAAGCTCAGTCATGGCCAATTGCCTTGCAGAATCAAGATGTTGTAGCTATTGCAAAGACAGGATCTGGGAAAACTCTTGGGTATCTACTTCCTGGATTCTTGCATATTAAGCATCTGCAAAACAACCCGAGGTCTGGTCCAACAGTGCTGGTTTTGGCACCAACAAGAGAGCTTGCAACACAGATTTTGGAAGAAGCCGTTAAATTTGGCAGATCGTCAAGAATTTCTTCCACG TGCCTATATGGTGGTGCTCCAAAAGGTCCCCAGCTAAGAGATTTGGATAGAGGGGTCGATGTTGTTGTTGCTACACCTGGAAGGTTGAACGACATTCTAGAAATGCGAAGGATAAGCCTTAAGCAAGTATCGTACCTTGTTCTTGATGAGGCTGACCGGATGTTGGACATGGGTTTCGAACCACAAATACGTAAGATAGTGAAGGAAATTCCTCCTCGTCGGCAAACCCTTATGTACACTGCTACTTGGCCCAAGGAAGTTAGACGAATTGCGGATGATCTTCTTGTTCACCCTGTCCAGGTTACTATTGGAAGTGTTGATGAACTTGTTGCCAATAGTGCTATTACTCAG AATGTGGAGCTGATCACACCATCAGAAAAGCTTCGACGtcttgagcaaattttacGATCCCAGGATTCAGGTTCGAAGGTACTCATATTCTGCACTACTAAGAGGATGTGCGACCAACTTGCAAGGACACTTACTAGGCAATTTGGAGCTTCTGCCATTCATGGTGACAAGTCCCAAAGCGAAAGGGAGAAGGTCCTTAGCCATTTTCGATCTGGGCGATCTCCTATTTTGGTTGCAACAGATGTTGCTGCACGAGGCTTAGACATCAAAGATATTAG GGTTGTGATCAATTATGACTTCCCCACTGGCATTGAAGATTATGTTCACAGGATTGGCAGGACTGGAAGGGCCGGTGCTACTGGTGTGGCCTATACGTTTTTCTGTGACCAGGATTCAAAATATGCTGCCGATCTTATTAAAATTCTAGAAGGTGCAAACCAACGTGTTCCTCGTGACTTAGTGGACATGGCTTCTCGGGGTGGGCGTGGCAGGAAGCGTAACCGGTGGGCAACTACCCGCTCTGACAGGGGTGGTTCGCGCTCTGAACTGGATTCAAGGTATGGTGGAAGAGATGGACTGTCAGGATCTTCTGCGAGATTGGAGAGTAGTCGCAGTAGTCGCAG GCATGACTATGGCGATGATGGACGGTCTCGCAGGTCTGGGAGAGGTCGCAGTAGGAGCCGTAGCAGGAGTGATAGTGATAGGTATAGCCGAAGTCCTAAAAAGTCACGCCGCCATAGCCGTAGCAGGACCAGAAGTCGCAGCCAAAGCAGGAGCAGAAGCAGGAGTTACACTAGGAACCGCCGTGCTAGCCGCAGCAGGAGCCGTAGCCCAGGTGCGAGCCGAAGGCATGAAAGGAGTGCTGCTGGTTCTGGTCCTGAACACCCTGACTCTGGGCACGTAGAGCGCAAAAGCACACCAGAAGTTGACCCATCGAGAAACCATACTAACCACTCTGACCTGAAAGATGACCAACGACCGGAGGATGAGAAGATAGGAAAGGTTGATCTTGATCGGTCGCCTACTCCGCAAGATGACAAATCTGGCCCATATAGTCCTGCTTACAATGGAAAAGCCAGTCGCTCAGTGAGCCCCAGTGTTCAGGTGGAGGGAAACAACAAAGCTCCAGAGGTATCTGAGAATCCCAATCCTTCATCACCACCCCAGCCTAGCAAGACCAGGGAGGATGAAGAGGAAGGCATGATAGATGAGGATGGAGAGATAGCTGATGATCCCCGGGCAAGTGCAACCGTGCAGAATGGTGGCGATAACTGA
- the LOC102722172 gene encoding uncharacterized protein LOC102722172 isoform X1, producing the protein MEPARRSAAASSDDGGSSVAGSDAEDDRYLSASSALGTPSSLATLLPSSDLWDHQMDILLLDDPAAAFPKSHQLTRLHPPPPSDPPPAVAGDAVLPRPEPDLGSPAAPRSPDPTQVDNLDDSHLFDDMVQEMEQILLNSGEPHEIGSFADYRVNNSSQAHHFRDGSTTASTSGTDDAFVYPCPHHPSKIDWVEVVGAKQRTGDVSFGERIVGVREYTVYLLKVKSGEDEWEIERRYREFYAFYQELKLFFSEKGYNLPPPWRNVEKESSKIFGNASPDVVNERSSLIQDCLCSLLVSNYQFGTPAPLVSFLSPGSPAYDYSLLKTLIPRSLQRLSSDSHSKGSSCNGASLKDSASMGKTISLVVEDRPRKSTRQLLELQHYNCAGCHRHLDAGRTMLQELVQTIGWHKPRFCAYTGQLFCASCHTNDTAVLPAKVLHHWDFSLYPISQLAKAYLDSIYDQPMLCVSAVNPFLFAKVPALLNIMSIRKKIAAMLPCVQCPFRNSIFRGLGVRRYLLDGNDFFALRDLVDLSKGAFAALPVKVQTISNRILVHITEQCLVCYDSGVPCAARQACDDPLALIFPFQEDEATKCGSCGSIFHKQCFRKISTCPCGKGAASKGRKIAPLEQAARDDASRPSSTELIQPPSFSSSSGFFSDIISKARPDKLWKPRNNNTVILMSSLPDTST; encoded by the exons ATGGAGCCAGCCCGGcgatccgccgccgcgtcgtcggacGACGGCGGCTCGTCGGTGGCCGGATCGGACGCCGAGGACGACAGGTACCTCAGCGCCAGCTCCGCGCTCGGCACGCCCAGCTccctcgccaccctcctcccctcctccgaCCTCTGGGATCACCAGATGgacatcctcctcctcgacgacccagccgccgccttccccaaGAGCCACCAGTTGACCCGCctccatccgccgccgccgtccgatcCTCCTCCCGCCGTGGCCGGCGACGCTGTTCTCCCGCGGCCTGAGCCGGATTTGGGATCGCCGGCTGCCCCGCGTAGCCCGGATCCCACCCAG GTGGACAACCTTGATGACAGTCATTTATTTGATGATATGGTTCAAGAGATGGAACAGATTCTGCTCAATTCAGGGGAGCCCCATGAAATTGGATCTTTTGCAGATTATCGTGTAAATAATTCTTCCCAAGCTCATCATTTCAGAGATGGAAGCACCACTGCCTCTACTTCTGGTACAGATGATGCTTTTGTATATCCCTGTCCTCACCATCCTTCAAAAATTGATTGGGTGGAGGTTGTGGGAGCAAAGCAAAGAACAGGAGACGTTTCTTTTGGTGAGCGAATCGTTGGGGTCAGAGAGTATACTGTTTATTTGTTAAAAGTGAAGAGCGGAGAAGATGAGTGGGAAATTGAGCGCCGATACCGTGAATTTTATGCTTTCTACCAAGAGCTCAAGCTCTTTTTTTCTGAGAAAGGTTACAATCTGCCTCCGCCGTGGAGAAATGTTGAAAAAGAATCTAGCAAAATATTTGGGAATGCATCCCCGGACGTTGTCAATGAGAGAAGTAGTCTAATTCAAGACTGTCTGTGTTCTTTGCTTGTCTCTAATTACCAGTTTGGAACACCTGCTCCTCTGGTTAGTTTTTTGTCACCAGGGAGTCCTGCTTATGATTATAGCTTGTTAAAAACTCTTATTCCAAGATCTTTGCAAAGGCTAAGCAGTGATTCACATTCCAAAGGCTCAAGCTGCAATGGAGCTTCACTCAAAGATTCTGCCTCAATGGGCAAGACTATATCACTTGTCGTGGAAGATAGGCCTCGAAAGTCCACTAGGCAGTTGTTAGAGTTACAACACTACAACTGTGCTGGATGTCATAGGCATTTGGATGCTGGGCGAACAATGCTGCAAGAACTTGTGCAAACAATTGGATGGCACAAGCCTCGATTTTGTGCTTACACTGGCCAGTTGTTTTGTGCTTCTTGCCACACGAATGATACTGCAGTTCTGCCAGCAAAAGTCCTACACCACTGGGATTTTTCTTTATATCCAATTTCCCAGTTAGCAAAAGCGTATTTGGATTCCATCTATGACCAG cctatGCTCTGTGTAAGTGCTGTCAACCCTTTCTTGTTCGCGAAAGTGCCAGCTCTACTTAATATCATGAGTATTCGAAAGAAAATAGCAGCAATGCTTCCTTGTGTCCAATGCCCTTTCCGGAATTCTATATTTAGAGGGCTAGGAGTTCGAAGATACCTTCTTGATGGGAATGACTTCTTTGCGCTCCGTGACCTTGTTGATCTTTCAAAAGGGGCTTTTGCAG CACTTCCAGTtaaagtgcaaaccatatcAAATAGGATACTTGTACACATCACCGAACAATGCCTTGTGTGCTACGACTCGGGCGTTCCTTGTGCTGCTCGACAAGCTTGTGATGATCCCCTAGCACTCATATTTCCGTTTCAG GAGGACGAGGCTACAAAATGCGGTTCCTGTGGATCCATCTTCCACAAGCAATGCTTCAGGAAGATCAGCACATGTCCTTGTGGTAAGGGTGCTGCCAGCAAAGGCAGGAAAATTGCTCCGCTTGAACAAGCAGCACGTGACGATGCAAGCAGACCATCATCAACTGAGTTGATCCAGCCCCCGTCGTTCTCTTCGTCATCTGGATTTTTCTCCGATATCATCTCAAAAGCTAGGCCAGATAAGCTTTGGAAACCTAGAAACAACAACACTGTAATTCTTATGAGTTCTTTGCCAGATACGTCGACATGA
- the LOC102722172 gene encoding uncharacterized protein LOC102722172 isoform X2: MVQEMEQILLNSGEPHEIGSFADYRVNNSSQAHHFRDGSTTASTSGTDDAFVYPCPHHPSKIDWVEVVGAKQRTGDVSFGERIVGVREYTVYLLKVKSGEDEWEIERRYREFYAFYQELKLFFSEKGYNLPPPWRNVEKESSKIFGNASPDVVNERSSLIQDCLCSLLVSNYQFGTPAPLVSFLSPGSPAYDYSLLKTLIPRSLQRLSSDSHSKGSSCNGASLKDSASMGKTISLVVEDRPRKSTRQLLELQHYNCAGCHRHLDAGRTMLQELVQTIGWHKPRFCAYTGQLFCASCHTNDTAVLPAKVLHHWDFSLYPISQLAKAYLDSIYDQPMLCVSAVNPFLFAKVPALLNIMSIRKKIAAMLPCVQCPFRNSIFRGLGVRRYLLDGNDFFALRDLVDLSKGAFAALPVKVQTISNRILVHITEQCLVCYDSGVPCAARQACDDPLALIFPFQEDEATKCGSCGSIFHKQCFRKISTCPCGKGAASKGRKIAPLEQAARDDASRPSSTELIQPPSFSSSSGFFSDIISKARPDKLWKPRNNNTVILMSSLPDTST; encoded by the exons ATGGTTCAAGAGATGGAACAGATTCTGCTCAATTCAGGGGAGCCCCATGAAATTGGATCTTTTGCAGATTATCGTGTAAATAATTCTTCCCAAGCTCATCATTTCAGAGATGGAAGCACCACTGCCTCTACTTCTGGTACAGATGATGCTTTTGTATATCCCTGTCCTCACCATCCTTCAAAAATTGATTGGGTGGAGGTTGTGGGAGCAAAGCAAAGAACAGGAGACGTTTCTTTTGGTGAGCGAATCGTTGGGGTCAGAGAGTATACTGTTTATTTGTTAAAAGTGAAGAGCGGAGAAGATGAGTGGGAAATTGAGCGCCGATACCGTGAATTTTATGCTTTCTACCAAGAGCTCAAGCTCTTTTTTTCTGAGAAAGGTTACAATCTGCCTCCGCCGTGGAGAAATGTTGAAAAAGAATCTAGCAAAATATTTGGGAATGCATCCCCGGACGTTGTCAATGAGAGAAGTAGTCTAATTCAAGACTGTCTGTGTTCTTTGCTTGTCTCTAATTACCAGTTTGGAACACCTGCTCCTCTGGTTAGTTTTTTGTCACCAGGGAGTCCTGCTTATGATTATAGCTTGTTAAAAACTCTTATTCCAAGATCTTTGCAAAGGCTAAGCAGTGATTCACATTCCAAAGGCTCAAGCTGCAATGGAGCTTCACTCAAAGATTCTGCCTCAATGGGCAAGACTATATCACTTGTCGTGGAAGATAGGCCTCGAAAGTCCACTAGGCAGTTGTTAGAGTTACAACACTACAACTGTGCTGGATGTCATAGGCATTTGGATGCTGGGCGAACAATGCTGCAAGAACTTGTGCAAACAATTGGATGGCACAAGCCTCGATTTTGTGCTTACACTGGCCAGTTGTTTTGTGCTTCTTGCCACACGAATGATACTGCAGTTCTGCCAGCAAAAGTCCTACACCACTGGGATTTTTCTTTATATCCAATTTCCCAGTTAGCAAAAGCGTATTTGGATTCCATCTATGACCAG cctatGCTCTGTGTAAGTGCTGTCAACCCTTTCTTGTTCGCGAAAGTGCCAGCTCTACTTAATATCATGAGTATTCGAAAGAAAATAGCAGCAATGCTTCCTTGTGTCCAATGCCCTTTCCGGAATTCTATATTTAGAGGGCTAGGAGTTCGAAGATACCTTCTTGATGGGAATGACTTCTTTGCGCTCCGTGACCTTGTTGATCTTTCAAAAGGGGCTTTTGCAG CACTTCCAGTtaaagtgcaaaccatatcAAATAGGATACTTGTACACATCACCGAACAATGCCTTGTGTGCTACGACTCGGGCGTTCCTTGTGCTGCTCGACAAGCTTGTGATGATCCCCTAGCACTCATATTTCCGTTTCAG GAGGACGAGGCTACAAAATGCGGTTCCTGTGGATCCATCTTCCACAAGCAATGCTTCAGGAAGATCAGCACATGTCCTTGTGGTAAGGGTGCTGCCAGCAAAGGCAGGAAAATTGCTCCGCTTGAACAAGCAGCACGTGACGATGCAAGCAGACCATCATCAACTGAGTTGATCCAGCCCCCGTCGTTCTCTTCGTCATCTGGATTTTTCTCCGATATCATCTCAAAAGCTAGGCCAGATAAGCTTTGGAAACCTAGAAACAACAACACTGTAATTCTTATGAGTTCTTTGCCAGATACGTCGACATGA